ATTCTCGCCTGTGTCACCGTCCGCAATCGGCCGCAGCGCATCGGCCAACTGCCCAATCTTTGCGTCCCGATGATAGAGATCACTGGGGACATGGGACGGTTTGAGGGCTCGAGCGTTATCGATCATATGATGTAAGATAGGCAAAGGACTATTCAATCTGTTCTTGGGAACCAATATGTTCATCTAACGAGGAACTCTATGATCTGAATATGAGTGGATCGGGACTTCGAAGAAAAGTTGGGTGGGCGATTAGAGAGGGAAATACTTTTCAATGGTTTGGTGCATGGGGAGTGAAATTATCAATAGAATACTCCGTGTCCTTACTAGTTAGCGGCGTAGCCACCGGCCTTGGATATAAATATATGATGTTTGACGAATTCAACAGGTTAGTTGGCGTGAATACGCAAAAGGGTATGTTGGCACTGATATCCGTTCTTGTTTTGACACAAATATTCCTCTGCAATTACGATATCTACAACAATTAGAAAACGGTTTTAGCGTCAACAGCGGCTGCATCTGCCACATCTGGTGACGTCCCAGACACTATTGAAAGAACAGTCAGCATCCAACGTGCGGTGGTGTACCCCAATACTGCAAATGACATATTGTAATTCCGCCCGAGATACGCGTCGATGCTTGGGTAAATAGCTGCGAATATAATACCTGCTACAGGGTACCCCAAGCTAATAGCCACACCTGCTGAAAGGATCGCAATAGCACTAACCTGCGCGGAAATCATGAACACAGTCAGAAATACCAAGTTAAGCAGATATTGAAGTCGCTCAACTTTATCTAACTCCTGTATTCTATCAATGATATCTGGATCTAAGTTATTGTCCTGAGCGTGCCCAATGACGCCAATTACGGATACTGTTAGTACTAACCAAGCGAATGGGATTGCATCGGGATAACCCCAAGAGAGGAACACAAAGGCAGGAGCTGAAAGTGCTCCTACTACAAGGCCATATATTAGGAGGCTCAGACTGGTACCAACAGTCTGCTGAATAACCCATTTAAATGTTCCTGGGGGGTTGGTCATAATACTAGTCCGGGTCAGTCAAAGATAGTAACTCGTCCATTGTAAGTCTGACTACTGAAGTAGCTCGCTGCGACATTCCCCATCGAATTGTACGTCGACAAAATCCAATCTCTGATTTTGTACTTAGATCTCGAGCTGAGTTGGGTAAAATCGGTCTTAAGTTAAATCAGTCGTCAGAACGGATTCCTCGATCCTCAATTGGATCGGCCGCACATTATATAGGATCGACATTTGAGTATCTATGAACACCTATGACTTTAAGGGGGTTGTGCGAATTACGACCCAGACAAGTTCGAGTACAGCGAGTAGTTACTCTTCTCAATAGCTAACGGAAAAAGTCAAATTGTGTGGCTGATACGAACAGGTATCAGCATACATGGATTTGGATGACTATCTGCAGGAAAAGGAGTCTGTCGTAGCGCGTGTCGAAGCCTACGACGACAAAGACGCGATGACTGATCACCGGAAAGGCGAGCTGGCAGTCACACCCAATCGAGTGGTGTTTGTTCGAAACAAGGTTGTCTCAGATATTTCGCTCAACGGTGTAGACTCGATAGAGTATCGAGCACCGAGTTACCCCTACCGGTATCTGTACTGGGCCGGTGGCTGTTTCGGCTTCGCTGCTCTGTTTTTCATCCTTGGTAAGGAAATCGACCCTATTGCTCAATTTTCAGGGTTGTTGGGCTTCACGGCGGTGTTTGCTGGCATAGTTCTGCTGGTAACCGGTCTGTTTCTTAAGCGTGCTATGCTCTCCCTCCACACCTCTAATGCAACATTTGAGTTTGTCTCCAAGGATAACTCGCTCGCAGCAATTGCACACGCACTTCGGGGACACGAAAACAGATAGGTGCTATCGCCACTTGCTTTCGATCGACGTTCGATACCGAAGCCCGATTACTGAGGTATTCGCGATTGCCTGAATCGTCTCAGGATCGAACTCACCTCGAGCATCGTCGATATTCTGTTCACTCTCGACCAGGTGTGTGAGCGCGGCATCGATCACGACACTCATCGGCGGGTCGTCGTATTCGTCCTCGGCCACGATCGCGCTCGCGCGATCGAGTTTCCGCTGGCGTTCGTCGGTGAGCTTCAAGCTGGTGCGTTTGGTCATGGTTTAAGCGAAGGTATGCACGGGGGGTTGATTCGCGTCGCTCGCGGGTGAGCGACCGATCGAC
The DNA window shown above is from Halopiger xanaduensis SH-6 and carries:
- a CDS encoding DUF7386 family protein; translated protein: MTKRTSLKLTDERQRKLDRASAIVAEDEYDDPPMSVVIDAALTHLVESEQNIDDARGEFDPETIQAIANTSVIGLRYRTSIESKWR